The Lolium rigidum isolate FL_2022 chromosome 1, APGP_CSIRO_Lrig_0.1, whole genome shotgun sequence region CAGTGTGACACGCAGTACTGACCTGGGGTAGGATGCCGCAACGGGACATGGAGAAGGGTCGCGATGGCGCTGCGGCGCCGCCGCTGAAAATGCTCGACAGAAAGCGGGGATGCGCGGCCAACGCCGTGCTCGTCGCCTTCATCGTCACCGTGCCGTCGATGGCCATCCTCTTCGGCGCGCGCTCGAGCGCGTCTGCGTTGTGGATCGGCTCCGCCAACGCCTCACGTATAGGTAAACCTACAGTATTTCATCTTGTACAGTCCGAGGTGCGATTAATTCCAGGGTGCTCCGCGCAATCAGGACTTGGATGATGCAACCATGGTAGATGCAGTTTACGAATTACGACTACCTCTGAAGGTTTCTTTTGTGGTGTCTTTCTGGCAGGAGCGCACGACAGGCTTCTCGGCGGCCTACTTGCCAACGACGGCTTCGACGAGCGATCCTGCCACAGCAGGTACGAGTTCGCCACGTACCGCCGGAACGCCGGCAGGAAACCCTCCCCGTACCTCGTTACCAAGCTGCGGCGGCACGAGGCCCTGCAAAGACGCTGCGGCCCGGGCACCGCCGCCTACAGCGACGCCGTGGAGCAGCTCCGGTCGGGGAAAAGCCACCCCGGCGCCATCGGGTCTCCGGAGTGCAGGTACCTGGTGTCCATATCGTACCAAGGCCTCGGGAACCGGATCCTGGCGGCCGCGTCGGCGTTCCTGTACGCGATGCTCACCGGCCGCGTGCTCCTCGTGGACCCCAGCAACGAGATGGGCCAGCTTTTCTGCGAGCCCTTCCCCGGCACGACGTGGCTGCTGCCGCCGGACTTCCCGCTGACGAGCTACACCAACTTCAGCATTGACACCGCCGAGAGCTACGGGAACATGCTGAAAAACAAGGTGATCGATGCCGCGTCGACGACGGCGCAGCAACTGCCGCCGTTTGCGTATGTCCATCTCGACCACGACGCCAGCGTGGAAGACAAGTTTTTCTTCTGCGACGAGGACCAGAGGGTTCTGCGGGACATCCGGTGGCTGGTGATGAGGACGGACAGCTACATCGTGCCGGGGCTGTTCCTGGTCACGGGATTCCAGGAGGAGCTCGGCGTGCTCTTCCCGGAGCCGGACGCCGTGTTCCACCACCTCGGCCGGTACCTGTTCCACCCCAACAACAACGTCTGGGGCTTCATCACGCGCTACTAcgacgcctacctcgcgacggcgcACCAGCGCGTCGGTATCCAGGTGCGCGTATTCGGCGCCGACCCGGAGTCGCCGGAGCTGCTGGAACAGATCACCACGTGCACGCAGAAGGAGAATTTGCTTCCTGGGTTGCTCGCCGCGGGGATCGATCCTCCCGCCGTTCCACCGGCGGCGCCTGCCGGCCGGAAGTTTTCCAAAGCCGTTCTGGTCACCTCGCTCAAGTCGTGGTACTACGACAAGCTCAAGAGCATGTACTGGGAGCACGCGGCGGCCAGCGGTGAGGCGGTGGCCGTGCACCAGCCCAGCCACGAGGAGTACCAGCTGTTCGGCGCCAGGTCGCACGACACCAAGGCGTGGGCGGAGATATACCTGCTGAGCCTCACCGAC contains the following coding sequences:
- the LOC124705995 gene encoding galactoside 2-alpha-L-fucosyltransferase-like, producing MEKGRDGAAAPPLKMLDRKRGCAANAVLVAFIVTVPSMAILFGARSSASALWIGSANASRIGAHDRLLGGLLANDGFDERSCHSRYEFATYRRNAGRKPSPYLVTKLRRHEALQRRCGPGTAAYSDAVEQLRSGKSHPGAIGSPECRYLVSISYQGLGNRILAAASAFLYAMLTGRVLLVDPSNEMGQLFCEPFPGTTWLLPPDFPLTSYTNFSIDTAESYGNMLKNKVIDAASTTAQQLPPFAYVHLDHDASVEDKFFFCDEDQRVLRDIRWLVMRTDSYIVPGLFLVTGFQEELGVLFPEPDAVFHHLGRYLFHPNNNVWGFITRYYDAYLATAHQRVGIQVRVFGADPESPELLEQITTCTQKENLLPGLLAAGIDPPAVPPAAPAGRKFSKAVLVTSLKSWYYDKLKSMYWEHAAASGEAVAVHQPSHEEYQLFGARSHDTKAWAEIYLLSLTDVLVTSGRSTFGYVAQGLGGLTPWVMYKPANGSVVPPDPPCGRDVSMEPCFHNPPFYGCRIKQWVDTGKIVPHVQRCKDVSWGLKLVGRNESKTCHIVALLGFHTLFALACCQLLVVNCWHGVKRAIARNWSADMNHC